A section of the Triticum dicoccoides isolate Atlit2015 ecotype Zavitan chromosome 7A, WEW_v2.0, whole genome shotgun sequence genome encodes:
- the LOC119328375 gene encoding probable protein S-acyltransferase 7, which yields MYVPRPSRSDGSRDADEQPRVYQVWRGNNEFFLQGRLIFGPDARSIFLTMSLIFVPVVVFCVFVARHLINDFPDHCGISVMVVVVVFTVYDLTLLLLTSGRDPGIIPRNTHPPEPESIYGSNYIRGQTPLRLPRTRDVVVNGISVKVKYCDTCLLYRPPRCSHCSICNNCVERFDHHCPWVGQCIGQRNYRFFYMFVFSTMLICLYVFAFCWVYIIKISDAEHLSIGRAMLKTPASIVLIAYCFLCVWFVGGLSVFHFYLMSTNQTTYENFRYRYDRRANPYNRGILNNILEIFCSSIPPSKNNFRARVTVEQGVEQARSSSGGFMSPDMGKAVGDLEMGKKPAPWDEPRTTADIGDLEVGLGGMLDEKEGRVTHASPDVSRDQLSPELVEGRAGMHSRHSSWDPRAETSESVNSNSVQTAPTEETNGGGHVTTSGAH from the exons ATGTACGTGCCACGGCCCTCCCGCTCCGATGGTAGCCGAGACGCCGACGAGCAGCCTAGGGTTTACCAGGTTTGGCGCGGAAACAAC GAATTCTTCTTGCAAGGGAGGCTTATATTTGGGCCTGATGCGAGATCCATATTTCTCACTATGTCCCTCATCTTTGTACCAGTGGTGGTGTTCTGTGTATTTGTCGCCAGACACCTCATAAATGACTTTCCTGATCACTGTGGTATCTCAGTGATGGTAGTGGTGGTTGTCTTCACCGTCTAT GATTTGACGCTACTTCTTCTTACATCTGGTAGAGACCCTGGTATAATACCTCGCAATACTCACCCTCCTGAACCTGAAAGCATCTATGGGAGCAATTATATTAGAGGTCAAACACCGCTCCGTTTGCCTCGGACAAGGGATGTTGTTGTAAACGGAATTAGTGTGAAGGTTAAGTATTGTGACACCTGCTTGCTTTACCGACCACCTCGATGCTCACACTGTTCTATCTGCAATAACTGCGTGGAACGGTTTGATCATCATTGCCCATGGGTTGGACAATGCATTGGGCAG CGTAATTATCGGTTCTTCTACATGTTTGTATTCTCCACCATGTTAATCTGCCTCTACGTATTTGCCTTTTGTTGGGTGTACATAATCAAGATTAGTGATGCTGAGCATTTGTCAATTGGGAGGGCAATGTTAAAGACACCAGCCTCAATTGTTCTGATTGCCTACTGTTTTCTTTGTGTGTGGTTTGTTGGTGGTCTGTCTGTCTTCCATTTCTATCTGATGAGCACAAACCAG ACAACTTATGAAAATTTCAGATACCGCTATGATCGGCGGGCTAACCCCTATAACAGAGGTATTCTGAACAACATTCTAGAGATATTCTGCAGCTCTATTCCTCCTTCAAAGAACAATTTTCGGGCAAGAGTCACGGTAGAGCAAGGTGTAGAACAAGCACGATCTTCATCTGGGGGTTTCATGAGCCCCGACATGGGCAAGGCTGTTGGAGATCTTGAAATGGGCAAGAAGCCAGCGCCTTGGGATGAACCCAGGACGACAGCCGATATTGGCGACTTGGAAGTAGGTCTTGGTGGCATGTTGGATGAGAAAGAGGGCAGAGTAACCCATGCATCCCCAGATGTTAGCCGAGATCAACTTTCCCCGGAGCTTGTGGAAGGCCGAGCTGGCATGCATTCAAGGCATTCAAGCTGGGATCCTAGAGCTGAAACCTCGGAGTCAGTGAACAGCAATTCTGTGCAAACAGCCCCTACCGAGGAAACTAATGGGGGCGGCCATGTTACTACGAGCGGTGCGCATTAG